CGTCTCGCTGTCTCGGAAAAGTATCGCACCTCGGATTCGGAGACCATCATAATTCGCGACGAAATCATCGGCGCTATGTGCGCCGCCAAAAAGTACAAGGAGGCAATTGATCTGTACAAGTTCTTCCGCAGCGAGTCTACACTTGCATCCTCCTCCTCTGATGTCTCCTTCAACCACATCATCAAAGCTCATATTGATGAAAACCGTGTAGATAAAGCACTCGGACTATGCAATCCCTTGTATGACGGCGTCGACACATGCAGGCTGTTGACTAAAGCCTTGGTCGACACCGGGAGGACCCTGGGAGCTCTGAGCTTTGTAAAGGCTAGGAAAGATCTCCGGGATTCGGTGGTATACAGCTATCTCATCCGGGGCTTCTTGGATCTAGGAAACCACGACAAGGCTTATGAATTATTTGATGAATTTAAGCAAAAGACCATTCATGATGATGCTCAGAACAGAAGAGCGGTCGTCGTGGATGCGACATTTGTGGATTACTGGCTCAAGCAAGGCGAGGAAGAGAAAGGTATGGAGATTTATAGGTCTCTTGTTGAAAGGGAAGGGGAGTTAGTGGTGTGTGCAGCGGCCACTGGGAATACCCTGTTGGAGGTCTTGTTAGACAGCGGTAAGCAAACAGAGGCTTGGGAGCTCTTCAACGCCATGATAGCCAATCCAGAGACCTTTGACAGAGAGACCTTTACGAAAATGGTGAATGCGTCTTTCAAGCTGGGCA
The sequence above is a segment of the Camelina sativa cultivar DH55 unplaced genomic scaffold, Cs unpScaffold01802, whole genome shotgun sequence genome. Coding sequences within it:
- the LOC104774182 gene encoding pentatricopeptide repeat-containing protein At3g60960, mitochondrial-like codes for the protein MFLRRCLSSSSAAMSLRRSLVGLIINTNYTSLSIRRFSSVSDHDDYFNTLREVFMNPKVFMNDKRETIIDKRPISLRFRVSSLIELCQPYQASLVSRLAVSEKYRTSDSETIIIRDEIIGAMCAAKKYKEAIDLYKFFRSESTLASSSSDVSFNHIIKAHIDENRVDKALGLCNPLYDGVDTCRLLTKALVDTGRTLGALSFVKARKDLRDSVVYSYLIRGFLDLGNHDKAYELFDEFKQKTIHDDAQNRRAVVVDATFVDYWLKQGEEEKGMEIYRSLVEREGELVVCAAATGNTLLEVLLDSGKQTEAWELFNAMIANPETFDRETFTKMVNASFKLGKFKEALETFKRPELTRSSRCYSNIIAQLCDRGMMSEAEDLFSEICSDQYLCPDVPTFRSMINGYAKTGRFNEARKMLEKMVDATLLKFSVHEAQ